Proteins from a single region of Coregonus clupeaformis isolate EN_2021a unplaced genomic scaffold, ASM2061545v1 scaf0121, whole genome shotgun sequence:
- the LOC121574506 gene encoding vegetative cell wall protein gp1-like, producing the protein MMEVWRALEPVMEAGREAGGKAGGEAGGEAANTLNHVSYQHSEHISQSLLQIPPLPPHPPSPTTPTPSSHHTLLPHYPTPSFPHYPHTLLPPLPPHPPSPLPPHPPSPTTPTPSFPHYPHTLLPPLPPTPSFPPTPHPPSPHYPHTLLPPLPPPPTPPLTPLPPPSFPHYPHTSLPHTLLPQLPPHPPYPTTPNPSHTLLPPLPPHPPYPTTPHTSFPPTPTPSFPHYPHTLLTPTTPTLLTPHPPSPTTPTPSLPHYPHTLLTPTTPTPSFPTTPTPSFPHYPPHPPSPTTPTPPSPTTPTPSFPHYPHTLLPPTPTPSFPHYPHTLLPHYPPHPPSPLPPHPPSPTTPHTLLPPHPSFPHYPHTLLPPTTPYPLLPPHPPSPTTPTPSFPHYPHTLLPPLPPHPPSPTTPTPSFPHYPTPSFPPLPPHPPPPLPPHPPSPTTPTPSFPTTPTPSFPHYPHTLLPHYPHTLLPPLPHTPSFPHYPHTLLPPLPPHPPSPLPPPSFPHYPHTLLTPTPSLPPYPTPSFPHYPPHPPSPLPPHPPSPNPTPSFPHYPTPSLPHYPPHPPYPPSPTTPHYPTPSFPHYPTPSFPHYPHYPHTLLPPLPPHPPSPTPSFHPSLESERLVSQCENGSGGIDI; encoded by the coding sequence CAAATACGCTTAACCATGTTTCATATCAACACAGCGAACACATCTCCCAATCCTTGTTACAAATTCCCCCACTACCCCCACACCCTCCTTCCCCCACTACCCCCACACCCTCCTCCCACCACACCCTCCTTCCCCACTACCCCACACCCTCCTTCCCCCACTACCCCCACACCCTCCTTCCCCCACTACCCCCACACCCTCCTTCCCCCCTACCCCCACACCCTCCTTCCCCCACTACCCCCACACCCTCCTTCCCCCACTACCCCCACACCCTCCTTCCCCCACTACCCCCCACACCCTCCTTCCCCCCTACCCCCCACCCTCCTTCCCCCCACTACCCCCACACCCTCCTTCCCccactaccccccccccccacacccccactCACCCCACTACCCCCACCCTCCTTCCCCCACTACCCCCACACCTCCTTACCCCACACCCTCCTTCCCCAACTACCCCCACACCCTCCTTACCCCACTACCCCCAACCCCTCCCACACCCTCCTTCCCCCACTACCCCCACACCCTCCTTACCCCACTACCCCCCACACCTCCTTCCCCCCTACCCCCACACCCTCCTTCCCCCACTACCCCCACACCCTCCTTACCCCTACTACCCCCACCCTCCTTACCCCACACCCTCCTTCCCCCACTACCCCCACACCCTCCTTACCCCACTACCCCCACACCCTCCTTACCCCCACTACCCCCACACCCTCCTTCCCCACTACCCCCACACCCTCCTTCCCCCACTACCCCCCACACCCTCCTTCCCCAACTACCCCCACACCTCCTTCCCCCACTACCCCCACACCCTCCTTCCCCCACTACCCCCACACCCTCCTTCCCCCTACCCCCACACCCTCCTTCCCCCACTACCCCCACACCCTCCTTCCCCACTACCCCCCACACCCTCCTTCCCCACTACCCCCACACCCTCCTTCCCCCACTACCCCCCACACCCTCCTTCCCCCACACCCCTCCTTCCCCCACTACCCCCACACCCTCCTTCCCCccactaccccctaccccctcctTCCCCCACACCCTCCTTCCCCCACTACCCCCACACCCTCCTTCCCCCACTACCCCCACACCCTCCTTCCCCCACTACCCCCACACCCTCCTTCCCCCACTACCCCCACACCCTCCTTCCCCCACTACCCCACACCCTCCTTCCCCCCACTACCCCCACACCCTCCTCCCCCACTACCCCCACACCCTCCTTCCCCCACTACCCCCACACCCTCCTTCCCCACTACCCCCACACCCTCCTTCCCCCACTACCCCCACACCCTCCTTCCCCACTACCCCCACACCCTCCTTCCCCCACTACCCCACACACCCTCCTTCCCCCACTACCCCCACACCCTCCTTCCCCCACTACCCCCACACCCTCCTTCCCCGCTACCCCCACCCTCCTTCCCCCACTACCCCCACACCCTCCTTACCCCCACACCCTCCTTACCCCCCTACCCCACACCCTCCTTCCCCCACTACCCCCCACACCCTCCTTCCCCCCTACCCCCACACCCTCCTTCCCCCAACCCCACACCCTCCTTCCCCCACTACCCCACACCCTCCTTACCCCACTACCCCCCACACCCTCCTTACCCTCCTTCCCCCACTACCCCCCACTACCCCACACCCTCCTTCCCCCACTACCCCACACCCTCCTTCCCCCACTACCCCCACTACCCCCACACCCTCCTTCCCCCACTACCCCCACACCCTCCTTCCCCCACACCCTCCTTCCACCCTTCACTT